Proteins encoded by one window of Candidatus Sumerlaea chitinivorans:
- a CDS encoding ribosomal protein L31, producing MRKGIHPDYGFATVSCACGATFRTRSTRAEYRLEICSNCHPFFTGQQKFVDTAGRVEKFRQRYQKKASSEE from the coding sequence ATGAGAAAAGGCATTCATCCTGACTACGGATTCGCCACGGTCAGCTGCGCGTGTGGGGCGACGTTCCGGACGCGTTCGACGCGTGCAGAGTACCGGCTTGAGATTTGCTCGAACTGCCATCCTTTCTTCACTGGGCAACAGAAATTTGTGGACACCGCAGGACGTGTTGAAAAATTCCGTCAGCGGTACCAGAAAAAGGCCTCAAGCGAGGAATAG
- a CDS encoding Response regulator of zinc sigma-54-dependent two-component system, giving the protein MKDYLNPESQANGLAPGRLVVLKGPNLGMSYELGECTRIGRGEENEIQIPDPGVSRLHAEIVRSRLAYIIYDRGSRNGLIVNGQRVTQKVLLKNDEILVGNTLLAFNPDLVLENARFSNTSVVLYPTQEVTRELSMSPEVRETLSGRERDLVEFVTQIADIFASPPERTGEMALRLLTHLMRLFHADFGSIFVRDAYTKKLRPVVALPEGKLTPVNRTALASSFEEKRPTLISERNSQLSETLEKLWNRHSSENSDAFVPTGEACLTTMCAPVMHNNAVLAILVLEREQLDAYSLRDLALFHALAKMSAGVFHAAQLVDWLDQIPPDSSGHRIVPSRNPTVQKIFDEARRVAATDATVLITGESGTGKEILARAIHDASRRRSGPFIALNCAAIPSNLFESELFGYERGAFTGAARTTIGKIEAAHGGTLFLDEVGSLDLSLQPKLLRFLQEKAFYRVGGTRAIEADVRVIAATNTDLESAVREGRFREDLWYRLNVIRFVLPPLRHRAEDIAPLAEHFALECARRFGKKILGIDDQAIAILQRYTWPGNIRELANIIERAVILADHPILTASDFEHLAKKDHLPNLERAPSLAQQVSQARLRPLHEIEREYIHHVLNACGWNQAKAAEILGIHRNTLRAKIHEYALKREHGGATSI; this is encoded by the coding sequence ATGAAAGACTATTTGAATCCAGAGAGTCAAGCGAACGGATTGGCTCCGGGTCGCTTGGTGGTGCTTAAGGGCCCGAATCTCGGCATGTCCTATGAACTTGGCGAATGCACACGTATCGGGCGGGGAGAAGAGAATGAAATCCAGATCCCCGACCCCGGCGTCTCGCGTTTGCATGCGGAAATTGTTCGCTCAAGGTTAGCCTACATTATCTACGACCGAGGCTCACGAAACGGACTCATCGTCAATGGCCAACGCGTGACTCAAAAGGTGCTTTTGAAAAACGACGAGATTCTGGTTGGCAATACCCTCCTTGCCTTCAACCCGGATCTCGTCCTCGAAAACGCCCGTTTCTCGAATACAAGTGTCGTACTTTATCCGACGCAAGAAGTCACCCGCGAGCTCAGCATGTCGCCAGAGGTCCGTGAGACGCTCTCGGGGCGGGAACGGGATTTGGTGGAGTTTGTCACGCAAATCGCAGACATCTTTGCGTCCCCACCCGAGCGGACGGGCGAAATGGCGCTGCGCCTGCTCACTCACCTCATGAGGCTTTTTCACGCTGACTTTGGAAGCATCTTTGTTCGCGATGCCTATACGAAGAAACTGCGACCCGTTGTCGCGTTGCCAGAAGGGAAACTCACCCCTGTGAACCGCACAGCCCTCGCGAGCAGCTTTGAAGAGAAGCGCCCCACGCTCATTAGCGAGCGAAATTCTCAACTTTCCGAGACGCTGGAAAAACTGTGGAATCGCCATTCATCCGAGAACTCAGATGCATTTGTCCCCACAGGCGAAGCTTGCCTTACCACGATGTGTGCGCCGGTGATGCATAACAATGCCGTCCTTGCCATTCTCGTCCTTGAACGGGAACAATTGGACGCGTATTCGCTCCGTGATTTGGCGTTGTTTCATGCTCTGGCGAAAATGAGTGCGGGGGTATTTCACGCCGCACAACTTGTGGATTGGCTTGATCAAATCCCGCCGGACAGTTCTGGTCATCGGATTGTTCCCTCGCGCAATCCAACTGTTCAGAAAATCTTCGATGAAGCCAGACGCGTCGCCGCCACCGATGCCACTGTCCTCATTACTGGCGAAAGCGGCACAGGGAAGGAGATTTTGGCGCGGGCGATTCACGACGCCAGCAGGCGGCGAAGTGGCCCATTCATCGCTCTGAATTGTGCAGCGATTCCCTCAAACTTGTTCGAGAGTGAGCTATTCGGTTACGAGCGTGGCGCCTTTACCGGTGCCGCCCGCACCACCATTGGAAAAATCGAAGCTGCCCATGGAGGAACCTTGTTCCTCGACGAAGTAGGTTCATTGGACCTTTCCCTGCAGCCCAAGCTTTTGCGTTTCCTGCAGGAAAAGGCTTTTTACCGTGTTGGTGGAACACGCGCCATTGAAGCAGACGTCCGGGTGATTGCCGCCACCAACACGGACCTTGAGAGCGCCGTGCGCGAGGGACGTTTCCGTGAGGATCTTTGGTATCGGCTAAATGTGATTCGCTTTGTATTGCCCCCCTTGCGTCACCGTGCCGAGGACATTGCCCCGCTTGCTGAACACTTTGCGTTAGAGTGCGCCCGCCGCTTCGGAAAGAAAATTCTGGGTATTGACGACCAAGCAATTGCAATTCTCCAGCGCTATACGTGGCCCGGCAATATCCGCGAGCTGGCAAACATCATCGAGCGTGCTGTCATACTGGCCGATCACCCGATTCTCACGGCTTCTGATTTTGAGCATCTTGCGAAAAAAGACCACCTGCCCAATTTGGAAAGGGCTCCTTCCCTTGCTCAACAAGTGTCCCAGGCACGCCTTCGCCCCTTACACGAAATTGAGCGGGAGTACATTCATCACGTGTTAAACGCCTGCGGTTGGAATCAGGCCAAAGCCGCGGAGATCTTGGGAATTCACCGCAACACTCTGCGCGCAAAGATCCACGAATACGCCCTGAAACGCGAACACGGTGGCGCTACTAGTATCTGA